CCAATTAGCTTTATCATCACGGTCATTTTCAAAGTCCTTGTTTGACATCTCTTAGACACATACTAGAACAATGTAAACGGAAACATCGAAATTAATACAAAGCTAAAAGCTACATTCACTTATGAATGTACAAAACACATATATACTCAGTTCTATGTAGTATGTACTATATACTCAGTTTTCACGAACTAGATGATAAATAAATAGGCATTTTATGCATGCGAGAATATCAAACAAAATGAGAGTAGTGTGACCTAAGAGTAACTCATTTACCTCTTCCAATGACACAGGCATGACAATACGACTTCATGCAAGTTCCCAGTTGAAAAGACAAGAGTTAAAGGAAATCTCAAAAGAAAGGGGACATAGTTTTTGTATTGCAAAAGTCATACAAATTTACCAGAAAAATGAAATAGTTTTTGTATTGCAGAAGTCATACAAATTTactagaaaaataaaagatcaGAACTTTAAGTAGCATTCAGTTCTAATTAGCTAAATATGTAATTAACAAGAAGAATAAGGGCAATCTTAAGCCAACAAGTCTCCCGCTTTGAGAGGGACATAAACCCCCATGAATACTAGAAAAGATTGGAACTTTGCCTTCCTATTCATTGTTCTTCATTCACCAAATTAACCTTTAATTTGTAACAGATTAACAAATTTAAAAACCCATAATTTGCTTAGTTTTGTCTTAATCCAATATATGCCACCACCCTAAATAAAAATCTACactaaaacaacataaatgaaaTTCAAATGGCATTTTCACGAACTAGACGATAATGATATCATTAGCAGCGATAAGAGGCTATGACACATTCCCAGTTGGTGACAACCTCTAAATTTCACTGGAATACTGTAAGCACAACTATAAAAATGGTGCCCCAATTTTTCAGATATAACGGTCAACTATAGCATTACCAAGGCAATCTAAGCTGCCAACCAAACTTAACTTCAATTCCCAAGCAATGTAAGATCCAAAGGAACCATGGTCCTTTTTAGAAACAGTTTACTAGCTATGAACCCCAGTTTCAGTGAACCCTCTCTTCTACTAATTTCATATAACGACACCACTACCAGCGGACTTGAACCAAAGCCATATTGGGAAAAATTTCAACATGACTACATTGTTCTTAAGGTACGATAACTTAACTCAATTGCACTTACAAGGCTACATACACACATAATGACCCCTATACCCTATACCTACATACACACATACCAAAACACACCACACCCAGATTTGCATCATATCCTTGTTTCTAACTCGATGGGAAATTTTCACAAACACCTAATACGCAAGCTCTAATAGCTTCACGGAACCAACTTTAATAGAAATATAGGAACCAAATTAACTTGCTAATATGCTATTCTAGACATCAATCCTTAACCTCTCTAAACATCACAACAAATTCTGTTCACAAATCAATCCTCATGGGCACATCAATTAGATTATATACATTGTACACAAATGAATCACACCAATTAGATAGATAAACGCAATTTCTCACAacccaacaaacaaaacacataaATCAACTTTCCCATCATTTCCTCCCTTTTCCAAGGAACCAAACAAAGCAGTAAGAGAAAGACCCATTACCTTGATCGTTCCTGGCAGAGAAGAGAATGGCCCAGTTTCATCCCCAATCAAGTACTCAGAGATTTGAGGCTTAAAGCTATTCATCGGAACCTTCAATACAGAGGAAGCTTCAATACAGAGATTTGGCAAAATGGCTTACCAAACAGGTTTTTTAACCTTaccaattaaattatttttgagGTAAAAACTTTGGACTCAAACCAAATTTGCGTCTGAAACTTGAATGGAAAAGGAAGGGTCGTTCAATACAGAGGAagccaacaaaaaaaataataatcaaaaggtgccgtgtgtgtatatatgtacatatatgtatatgttatatatatatacacgtggATGGCACAAAGTAGTAGCTCAAGTCTAGCTTCAATTGGGTATTTCAAATCAAGCTAAATTCCTTGCCTATAAATATTAGGCACTCATTCAAAGAGAGGAGCAAAAGGAAGTAAGTCGAAACTTCGGACATCCATAACTCTTTCAAACATCCAAACAATCGTGTTCTTCAAGCTCGtggagaatcaacaagcacaaaTAATACATGTGTCGATTCATCCCCAACAAAGCCGAAGACCACGCACCACGTGAAACTCCTCGTGGtcccatttcattcaagattaagcctaaaccacccttgaagaaatgacaagtctgattcaagatcaagtgtcaaCCACCCTTGGATCAAATTCGACTCCAAAGAAATATAGCAAAGCCAaacctttggaggaaaccataaAGCTCTTTGTCCAAAGAAAACACGCATGTTCTTCACCAAGCTCacaaagaatcaacaagcacaacTACACGTGTCGATTCAACCCTAACAAAGCCGAAAACCACTCGCCacgtgaagctccttgtggtccatttcattcaagatcaagctttgacggtccttgaagaaatcacaagtctgattcaagGTCCAATGTCCAtcacctttgaatcaaataCGACTCCAGAGATATGAAGTGAATTTGAACCTTTGGATGAAAACTAGAAAGCTCTCTAGCCAAAGAAAATATTCGTGTTCTACATCAAGCTCGTGGAAAATGAACAAGAACAACAAATATGTGCCAGTTCATCCACACAAAAGCTAAAGACCACCCACCACGTGAAGCTCTTTGTGAtcccatttcattcaagatcaagcctcaacgactcttaaagaaatcacaagtctgattcaagatcaagtgtccaccacccttgaatcaaagtCGACTCTAGAGAAATGAAGTAAATTAAAACCTTTGTGGCGAACGAAAAAGCTCTCTGGGTAAAGCAAACACTTGTGTTCTTCATCAAGCTTGTGCAAAatcaacaagcacaacaaataTGTGTCGATTAATTCCcaacaaagccaaagatcatcaaCCATGTGACATTACTTGTGGTCATTACTTGTGGTCCTGattgttcaagaacaagcctcgaCGGCAACCCTTGAAAAAATCACAAATCCGATTCAAGTGCACCACCTTTGATCAAATTTGACTTCAGAAAGCTCTCTGGCCAAAACAAACACTCGTGTTCTTCATCAAGCTTGTGGAGagtcaacaagcacaacaagcacgtgccgattcacccactaaCAAAACCATGTGAAACCGCTCGTGGTCCATTTCATTCAAGACCAGGCCttgacggcctttgaagaaacctccagcccaattcaagaccaagcctcaacagcccttgaagaaattggcagcccaattcaagaccaagcctcaacggcccaattcaagaccaagcctcgacggccctagaaaaaatttccaacccaattcaaaatcaagcttCAACGACCCTTAAATTGACATCTACATTGAAGGATTTCAAAGCATAGTGGTTAAAGTACATTCACTATGcaaagggacttcaaaacacatcttctacacgtgacaagcacttGTATAGGatgcgccttgaagtgggggcatttgtagacatcaaaatttcgatgaaataaATGTTCAATTGTTCACCAACGCATTAAAGCTTTGACAGGCCAGGGCATACACGGCATGCACCATGTGTCTCACAAATCGTATACATGGATGTGACTCGTCAAAATCGGACGAGTCATCAAGAAGGACACGTGTCAACTTTTGGCGgaaatgaattatttgattttaatttaattaaatcaaatattaattgatgAAGACAAATCATGAGCCGGCCCATAAATCGAGTCCTAGTTCTTTCATCAATTAATCAAGCCCACAATCAAGGCCAAATCCATCTATGGGCAAGGCTTGAAGagtctataaataggaggctcTAAGACAAAGAAAAGGGGTCCAAAAATCATTTCACGCCCAGACGCTGAAGCTTTGAAATactgaagctctcaagcactCAAACCTcccaaacactcaaacactcaaGAAGACTTGAGAAATCCTTCGTGTTCTTCGTCAAAACCCGTGAAGAACCACCAAGCATCCCTACACATGGTGGTTCTCCACTGCCAAGAGCCAAAACCTTGCGGCattcgttcatccaagatcaagtcatcgcgacccttGATTCGACAACACAACACATCTACACATTTCaaagattgaatcagaggatcaagttGTAAAGAGATTGTAGCTCTACAAGTTCATtaatacaaatttattttgtataagtgttcttgtctcatttgtCACAAGATTTTTGTGTTTACAATATTTTCAACTTTATTAtctaattttattgttttcctcCAACAGTAGAAGATAGAATGGTTCCATTTTGCCTGTGTTGGTCTGAAAGATAAACCGAGAGGAAAGTGATATTGCACAGATTGTGCTGCTTTGAAAAATCACCGGAAGGGGAGTTCCGGTCAAATGACCTCTTTAGTCTTCAGTAGTTTGCATATAAGTTATATGACCTTTCTAGTCTCCAGCCATTGCTAATTGGTTTTTAAACGGCCCAACTTCAAAAGTATAAACAGCTCCGCTGAAATGCATGTGAGATAGCCTAAAGGAATATATATGAATGTCCACTACATAGAAAGCACAATGTACGAATAAGGAACATAAAGTGTTTTGACCAAAAGATTTTCTAGATCTCAAAGCAAATATATGTGATGACCTCCACGAAAGAAATCATTAACATCATGAAACATGGATAAATAACAAAATCAGAAGGTCATCTTTATTTCTCAACTTAATTATTTCTCAATGTGGCCACGTAAACTGCAACTCCAACCTCTTATGCACCTCGATGAATAGATACAAGCCATCCCGTTTCACACGCCAAGCGCATTAGTTTCTAGCACATCTAGTGGCATCTCTTTTAGCATTGAAGATGTCGAAATGCCCCTTTATGATACCCCAACTCATATCACAAGATCAAACAGCAGTAGTGTTAATGTAGACGGTCCAGCTGttgtcattaaaaaaatgggATCGAATGAGTGCTCGGATCTATGCCTGCAGCTTGACACTGAACATTCAGGTTGGTGTTTCGAGCCAAGTCATTAAAAACGGTTACCCGATAATCAGCCATTGAGCTGCAGATGGACAATGAGAGCATAAGACGGAAAAAGACTGCTACGATGTTCATGTTGGTATTTTTCAGAACCTTGATGAAGATGGTTGATCAGatggtggttgatataatttcatgctttagtttcccTTAAATAGAAAAAGTTGGGTGAGATAAACCAATCGAGATGGTATCTGTGTTGTGTTGGACGTCCCTCATTAaaggctcgtttggatgtgcttttagaatgactaaaagtgcttttagaaaaaaatgttataggtttcaaaagcacttaaagtgctttctgccagaagcaccagttatgtgcttcttccaagaagcactttaagtgctttttcaggattcacttgcacttttactaaagattggttctaaaagcattttcaccaaaagcgctttcaatgattttaaaagcacatccaaataaGTTATAAGTGTAGGTATTTGGACCTACAAGGTCTGGCAGTCTCtgcacgacacgaaaataacaggtttcgggtcaacacgataacttatcgggttaTTATCGgctgacccgttaagaacccgtgtATACatgcgggtaacacgtgggtcgCTCGTTTCGACCCGTtcagaaaaaatttattttgataattttaaagtctaattactaaaagatctattataaaatacaatagccatattaatatatacaatatattctatatataaatatatagttttgtattattattctatataagttttaaaaaaaaaatttagtcattatttatttttattatgatagTTCCTTCTTATCATTACTATGCTTAGCTCGACACCAGTATGAACCACATTGAGTTATGTTGCATAATTTGAATATATAATAGGATAAATAatcctttataaaaaaaatagaggatAAATAATGACTCAAAGGCCTaagaatgaaagaaaaagaaattagttagcCTGATGTAATATAGATTATACAAAtaatgaccaaaaaaaaaaaaccaaataagaaacaaaataaaaaataaaatgtattaTAACGTACGTAACTGGTATCAATATAATTAAAATCTTTTGACATTCATCCCATTAATACGTATATTTGAACGCCCAAAAATAGACTAATCGTATAAAGGGCAATAAAAATTTTTTGCAAAGAACAAGCTTTAAAAATATATGTTGGCTCAtcatcacacaaaaaaaaagttacttATTTGGATCAAAATGAACTACAATCTATAAACAAAACCTTCAGGACTAAACGTAATAATTGAGTGCGACAATGGTCTTaaatctaattaaaacaaaatctcCTAATTGATGCGACTTACCATAAAAGTTGAGAACTTATACATGCATACTTTTGGCTGGCCATGTGAAAGGGATAACAACACAAGTTCTTGATGGATAATAAAACCATGAAATTCTAGTGTAAAAAAAGGGAATTCTAAACATACGTGAACCTTGTTTTTGTACTGCCAAATATATCTCACTATCTATATGTATCATCCTTGTCTGATTCCTATAAGATCATGAAACTCCATGGATATTGATTCATTAGGCTTCGTTTGCCACAaatgattgaattgaaatggaTAAGACATTATCTTTAAGGTACgttaaaagaaagaaatgaaaaaattcTAATCAACTTAATGGGAGCACAGGAGATGGATTACTAAAGAACAAAATGATGGAGGATTTAAATGATAAGTTTTCTTCATGTCTAATCAACTTAATGGGAGCAGGAAATGGATAAGACATTTCAATCCTTCTCAAAATGATGGAGGATTTAAAGGATAAGTTTTCTTCCTGTTTAATTCTCTCAATCTCTTGTCACTAAGTTTTCTTcatgaatttgaactacattattgctaacatATTGTGAGACTTAGCTACACTCTTATACCCCtttatgtagataatatcgtttgttaaataaataaataaaataaaaagtaaaaattctcTCAATCtcttaaaaatgaaaattgtcTCCTCAATCTTCAAGATGCGCTGAATGTATTGGACTATTCATTTCAATTCATTCCTCCATACCAAACGAGACCTAAAATACCATATAGGATATACCAAAATTTATTCTTTACGAGAAAAagattgcatccttttgctatAAAAACGGATAGCTAGAATGAAATATACTACATCAAAACACATTGAGAATTAGTGAAATGAAAGGAACAATATTACGCCAGTTCATCTATTCTCTACTCTTTCTTGCCTTCTCCATTTGCCCTAGTACCTCGGATATATTCCCTGGGAAGAAGCACTTTGTGCGCGTTGTCAACGATCTCGATGCTAAACGACTGGACGTGCATTGTTATTCTGCAGACGATGTAATTGATCGCACTCTTTCTACCAAGGGAGAACAGCTTGAATTTGAATTTCGTTCTGTAGTTAACACCTATTGGAATTGTAGCATGAACTCCGTGGTTGGCCATGTCGAAATTGAAGCATATATTTCTGAGGATCCACTTATTGAAGAGTGTGGGGGAGTCCATTGCATATGGAATGTTAGAGAGGATGGAATATACTTGTACAGAATCAAGCATAGCGATTATGTCAAAAAGTACGACTGGATACCAAAGCCGTTGCGCGTCCGTTCTATAAAGAGAAATGTCAGGCCTTGAGCTCCTATTGTAATCCAAAGAAATATAATAAAGTCATGTGCTTTTGTTTAGTTTCTTCTTACTTTCTGTGTTATATATTGTTGATCCTGAAAAcgaccaagcctacgtggcacgcaagtcgagtaattaataagctaactacgtcctgcAGTTGTGTatagggcgtgccaactcgacggtcgagctcggccggtgagtaaaatgtgttgatgttgcgttgggcgcactgctgacttcttgatcttgtgactgcaaccgaggaaggaacacgtctcggccttcaggttctagagcctaaaggcaaggctgctagttctgagaagttcacaaatcgtcggcgcTGAATTCGGTtacagtgattatattcgtaaaagTATAAGcatgccgaatcgacaccaaactaTATGGGCACAAGTACTCAAAGAAAATGTGCATCTTAATCGTAAACGTAGTTCGGTTGTTAGAATGtcaaactctaaatcccacttgtgagtatcaaatcataaaacaactcggcgttcgATGCGCCGACCCCAGTAATCCGGAACACCTCACCtcgtcgagaaggctaatgagatgacctctgccaataaggattcgaaaatccttctagatcgagacttggatagataatcagTCGTCCTCgacacagtgctgtttatccaaactgaagatgcttCATGGTCCACTGATTCTACgacaacagtgctgtttatccaaattgaaggtgttcgccggttgcctcatagtgttgtttatccaaactgaagatgtgttggcgaaaaagaaaataaaaatctcaaggttgttgagaggtttcgtgtagagtgagagtttgcgcagggcagtttgtgtgttaagttagaGGGCTTAGAATGATGCACCCCTTCCTTATTTATAGCAGCCAACCTTATCATGACCGAACCAGAACTATACTTGGATTAGGATTCTTTATCCTAATCTAACCATGTCTCGGCCAATCCCACCTCCAGTAGGACTTTGAACCAAACTCTTTATCCGACCACATTCACTTCTCAAATCTCAGCATCTTCATTCCATTAAGACTTCTTATCATACTAGGACTCGACCCATTCACTCTTATCCAATCTAAACCTTCTTGCAAAAGGACTCGACCGACCTGACTGGGCTACTTATGACCATTGGACAGCCCATAGTGTTTTTGGAAAAGCATTGGACCGAACATAAACCTTCGCTCGGcctaataatattattttgggtcTAAACATTGCCCTCTCGCTTCTAAGGTTTTCGGCCTAGAACTCCTTAGCCGAGTTTtgaccttgaagaagtgaaCCCTAAAGGTATCTTTAAAGGATGATGAAAAGTTTCAAATATTCCATCCATTAGGCGCATTTATGAAGCATGATCGCACGATCTTAATTTTGTCAGACACCCTGCCACGTGGCATCTTCTTGGCATGTTTTTCCTTGACACTGAAACGTCTTcccaaaccctaaaaccctaccACATGTTATCATTATAACCTCAAACAGCGAATTTCTCGGTCTGTTTGAGTCATGCACATAATCAAACGTCTCTTCATCATTGAATCCGCCGTCACATGCCATCGTGTAGCCTCAACCTGCAAGTTTCTTGGTTTCTTCATATGGATTTCGCAAATCTCCATGATGATTGTAAAATTGTCTGACTAGTCTTACCCTTTCGTTTCAAAATCAAACGACTGGCCTTCTTCCAAAACCCCTATAAATACTCAAAATCCTTCATTTTTTCCTTTATGCCTTCAGAACTCTCAAACATTTTACTCTCAGATCATCATTCAAAGCTCTCTTTCTAACTAAAAAAAATCTGTTGAATCCAAAAATTCCTTCGAGGTCCCCACAATAGCTCTCAACACCTTTATCTCCAAGTTTTCCAACGAATGTGCCAAGTGCCGGGACTTTATTGACCGGAGTGCCATCAAAAACCTACGATTCGAAGGTGACtcgatgataggagcatatttatgcgacttagttagcttgttttcttgcatttttatagttagtttgtgtttattatagtgttttaagctattttcgtgtgattgtaggtccaaatgacaaagttggcaagaaagtgcaatttggagcattttgaggcagttttgggcatcaaatggatagcttatgagtagagcaagatggatggacgaatttgaagttcaagaggctaggaatgtgctgaaaatatgaagaaaataaatccaagacaaagaagataaggaatcagctcaaaaaaggagtcattatccaaaaccttatccaaccttatcttatccaaactaaccttatcttatcttatcctttcctaatctagcattatccaatcttatcttatccaaattaGTTTGTGCCTTAATTCTAGCTATTTAtaagggataattatgcatttaaaatacatatttaagattctagaagccttatctcctCTCCTTACAAAAGTGGCGCCCCAACCCCTTCTAGAACCCCTTTTCCTAATTGTGCCGCACCCTATATCCTTGTTCCTGATGGTTTTTGATGTGTCATCCTAATTTCCCTtggtttctgattgttttaacccattccacttgggttttggagtgccaatcctTTCCCAATGCTACCTAGGCCATACCttttctccctataaatataatTGATGCAGCCTTTATTCAgatcaccaccctctaccaccATTCATTACAAATTCGTGCCATATACACCTATACACATTCATCCTATTGTGCTGCAGATTTGCTAGGAGAAAAGAGAGGAGACCCTTGgagccgtgcttgccattcaagacgttggattgttggagcgtttctaggtgtattctatccattgttttaatgtttaaatttaattgtctttgtttaattacGAACATGATAagctaaactcgttttagctagGGGGAGATTCAAAGTCATGAActtatttgcaatatgaattgattatttccagttgtgatttcatgaatcgtgaatgcaatttacttaactgtttgattaagaacttattcttgtttgttgattgagggtgcacatttagtttgcatgcagggatttgatgctaaaatataagggagtttcacctaatcgttatgaacttatatttataagtaatggaggttgctagtcacgatcgcgttaagtgaattcctgacaggagtatcatgttgttcgtagttacgaatgtcttgtcaatgcttatgattttcacaaagcttaatgatctttgattgtatctctattatgttgTTATGTATGGAACTATTGaaaaataatttggttgccgatgcgttgtccatccaattcaatgacttaaggaaaatctgagggttaagtAGTGCTTTTCACGGTTAATATGgggcgttgaggttcatggtttattggaaaagcaactagaaatcgttttgtatgcaagtgtgtcatgtgtggagaagaaccctctagctagccaatcacccaTATTTCGCCCAAATTCGTGTCTAATTTGTCtaagtttttaatttaattgtctttactttaaattcgtcaaaaacccaatcccctttattttgttgtgtcaagttagttagaatctatccaatttgtgtttttaagtgttttgagtcaagttaaaatcaatttttgtccaattcaccctctagtgtctagtttgactctatttgattgttttgtgctattttgagtctttttagtttgttttgagttttttgagtctagttaagtgtttttaagtctagttttgtgtttttgagtcatatttgtgtagattagcagccctagttaatccccagcctagaacgatccctaccgtcatatactacaactatcttaatagggtttaatttgtgtgttagaatatttcacatcacTCGAGCGCTTCTCACCAGATCCTGGAACCACTTTTCAAAGACAATGTCCTAGCGTCCATTACCAACCTCCTTAAAGATCATTGTTTGGAACCCCTGCTTCAAGGATATAACTGGTCGAAGTGGGAATTGACTAAACCCCAAGGAGTTTGGCCTTCAATTACCGCGGCTTGGGTAGCGTGGGTAGAAAGGATGGAGAAATTATTCAGCAATGAGTGGAAGATTCTCGGCATTTATGATGCCATTAAGCTCTCAACCATCAAGATCGCCATGGACAAAGAACTTCTCATGGCAGCTCTAGGCTTTTGGTGCTCGGTCACCAATCCTATGGTCCTTCCATTGGGCCCTATTGGCCGTACTATTCTCGACATCTCAGCCATCCTCGGGACCTCCCCTTCAGGTCTCCAGATTGGCATCTCCCTCTCTAGGTGCCCATCCAACCTCGACCTCAAGATGCTATTCGATGAACGCGCGGTCGGGTCGCCGAGGAAGAAAAATCAAGAGCCTTTGAAAGAGAAGTTCAGAAGTtgcacaagaacttcttcaactacaacaccctcaTTTAACACTTCGCTAACCAATGGGAAGAAAACCTCAAAAAGGGAGAACACGAAGCCTTCCTTTTTTACTGGTACAACAAATTCATTTGATGTACTAAGTCAAATAAATGTTTGGTCAAGAACATGCCAGTTGTTGAGGCATTAGCCAGTGGTCATGTCCTGCCTTTTAGCTCGGTTATCCTCGCCAACCTCACATGTTGCCTAGCCGAGACGATTGTCAACAAGATTGACCCCTACCAGACCGACCCATTCTAAGTTCTTCAACTCTGGTTGCAAGTCTATTTTGCCACCCTCAGGCCAAAAGTCCCCAACTTCAGACCTACTGAAGCGTTAGGTCTGCAATTGGGCTCTATACTCGCTTATCCTCACTCGGCCAAATACATTTTTAAATACTTTTTCAATCTAGAAAACCGTTCTCATGACAAGTTTTTGATATACCGTCGTCAAGAATACCCCCTTCCATCAAGCTCCCATCTTCGGCATGGAATGAAGCTAAATACTCTGTCCTTTGAAAGAGCTGGGGATCGTTTGTGTTAATGCGCAACCGTCCTCTAGCCTGCAATGTTAAACGTGCAAGTTGGGAAGTCTACCAACCCCACTTCACCGTGCAGCAACTAGGCTACCTCAAAGGCTGCCCACTGCCTCTACTCACTTCATATTCTCTCCTGAGCCAAGGACGCCTGTCTGGTTCTTCAGAAAAAGAATGCAGGGAGGCCGAGAAAGAATTTCAAGAAAGATGCAAGAAATTCCGCCTTCGGCCAAACATCCCTGAAACACTCAATACTGCCACCTTTATTAACTGGTGGGCCGTATATATTCAAGACATTTTTGGCGCACTGGTCGAAAACGTTATCAAGAAAAATTTTGGCGATCACCCGGAGAAGACTTCTGCCCCGACTGTGCTTTAGACCTCGAAAAGAATTTTGGCGAACTTCAACAGCAATGGTTAGCCATTGCTTCAAACCTCGAAAAGAATTTTGAAGCAAATAAGGCTCGACTAATGGACTTCGCAGCTGGTGCAAGGCAGATCCAGCAACTTTAGCTTAATAGAAGGACAAGGCAAGTCGAAGTCACCATGGGCGAAGTAAGGTGGTTGGAATTGAAGGCCACTTTTGAAGCCTTCCTTCCTTCGACCCCTTAGgattttggtttttaagaatCTTTTGTAACTTCACTTGTACGTCCCTTTGCAAAATCAATGAAATGATATTTTATTCTCGCATCCCCCAAGTAACTGGATAGTACTTCTTTAAAAATTTCCTGTTGATTGGCAACTTATGAATTAAACTAGTCCGATCCTTGAGGTGGTATGCCCCCTTGCCGAGAACTTTGTGAACGACAAACGATCCTTCCCAATTTGGTGACCAT
The nucleotide sequence above comes from Malus sylvestris chromosome 16, drMalSylv7.2, whole genome shotgun sequence. Encoded proteins:
- the LOC126609218 gene encoding S-protein homolog 1-like; this translates as MKGTILRQFIYSLLFLAFSICPSTSDIFPGKKHFVRVVNDLDAKRLDVHCYSADDVIDRTLSTKGEQLEFEFRSVVNTYWNCSMNSVVGHVEIEAYISEDPLIEECGGVHCIWNVREDGIYLYRIKHSDYVKKYDWIPKPLRVRSIKRNVRP